A DNA window from Bacteroidota bacterium contains the following coding sequences:
- a CDS encoding helix-turn-helix domain-containing protein: MEKENIHIGNMIKVRMKEMRLSPTEFAKRLGYSLPGTTSIFERQTMQTDVLLKVCKALDYDFFKHYVSSDLIQDDGKKVIEDAALQKELDACKTEIADLKKELEYLKKIVRLYEEKK; the protein is encoded by the coding sequence ATGGAGAAGGAGAATATACATATCGGGAATATGATTAAGGTGAGGATGAAGGAGATGCGTCTTAGTCCTACGGAGTTTGCGAAGCGTTTGGGATATTCTTTGCCTGGAACTACAAGCATTTTTGAACGGCAGACGATGCAAACGGATGTTTTGCTGAAGGTTTGCAAGGCGTTGGATTATGATTTTTTTAAGCATTATGTGTCCTCCGACTTGATTCAGGATGACGGCAAAAAAGTTATTGAAGATGCTGCACTGCAAAAGGAATTGGATGCGTGTAAAACAGAGATAGCGGATTTGAAAAAAGAGTTGGAGTATTTGAAAAAGATTGTGCGGTTGTATGAGGAGAAGAAATAG